In Streptomyces sp. NBC_00433, a single genomic region encodes these proteins:
- a CDS encoding histone, which produces MRDALRTCLQIAGGLTEATRRRTVDTAREMLDQTGIDVESVQRKIGSAIPAEVQTLADELMATGRANRDLLLGLIREEVDKAMSRVGRLADEVTKVGVVLETLERRIRNLESTGTEEGADAPAPKASSEPAPPVQHVRVDDEPAPARKAAAKKAPAARKTAPPAKKSAPPAAKKAAPAARKTAAAKKATTTKSAAAHKTTATKKTTAKKTAAKTATTTRKPTANPTRTTTAGTAKKVAADPAPAAASAPAGAAKKATPASGTAAANGTAANGAAKKTAAANGTAKKAAAPAGTAKKAPAAKKTTAAKKTAATKKTTAAKKSPAAKKTTAAKKTASPDVTGNE; this is translated from the coding sequence ATGCGGGACGCGCTGCGTACCTGTCTGCAGATCGCGGGCGGCCTGACCGAGGCCACCCGCCGCCGTACGGTCGACACGGCCAGGGAAATGCTGGACCAGACCGGTATCGACGTCGAGTCCGTCCAGCGGAAGATCGGATCCGCCATCCCGGCGGAGGTGCAGACCCTCGCCGACGAGCTGATGGCCACCGGACGGGCCAACCGCGACCTGCTGCTCGGGCTGATCCGCGAGGAGGTCGACAAGGCGATGAGCCGGGTCGGCCGGCTCGCCGACGAGGTCACGAAGGTCGGCGTCGTCCTGGAGACGCTCGAACGCCGGATCCGCAACCTGGAGTCGACCGGCACCGAGGAGGGCGCGGACGCCCCGGCGCCCAAGGCGTCGTCCGAGCCCGCGCCGCCGGTCCAGCACGTGCGGGTCGACGACGAGCCGGCCCCGGCGCGCAAGGCCGCCGCCAAGAAGGCGCCGGCCGCCAGGAAGACGGCACCGCCGGCGAAGAAGTCCGCGCCTCCTGCCGCGAAGAAGGCCGCGCCCGCCGCCCGCAAGACCGCGGCGGCGAAGAAGGCCACCACCACCAAGTCGGCCGCCGCCCACAAGACGACCGCGACGAAGAAGACCACGGCCAAGAAGACCGCGGCCAAGACCGCCACCACGACCCGGAAGCCGACCGCCAACCCCACCAGGACCACCACGGCCGGCACGGCGAAGAAGGTCGCCGCCGACCCCGCCCCGGCGGCCGCGAGCGCCCCCGCGGGCGCGGCGAAGAAGGCGACCCCGGCGAGCGGCACGGCTGCCGCGAACGGCACCGCGGCGAACGGCGCGGCCAAGAAGACCGCCGCGGCGAACGGCACCGCGAAGAAGGCCGCCGCGCCGGCCGGCACCGCGAAGAAGGCGCCCGCGGCGAAGAAGACCACCGCCGCCAAGAAGACCGCCGCCACGAAGAAGACCACCGCCGCCAAGAAGTCGCCGGCGGCGAAGAAGACCACCGCCGCGAAGAAGACCGCGTCCCCGGACGTGACCGGAAATGAGTGA
- a CDS encoding siderophore-interacting protein, with protein sequence MAAPAYDFFRAHVLRTCRLSPGLLRVVLGGPGLDAVATGGRDQRLKLFLPQDGQYEAVLPDVLDNDWYPRWRALDPAVRGIMRTYTVRDVRRFPAEVDIDFALHGDLGPASRWAGRAAPGDRLTVLAPVVPDNGGVDFQPPAGTDWVLLCADETAVPAVAGILEWLPAGTVVKAWISVGDPADRIELPTKCEAEVNWLTRPSSLPAAVAAAALPTGTPYAWVAGEAATVRDLRRHLVGARAFPRSAVAFAGYWRRGAPEDALLPAT encoded by the coding sequence ATGGCCGCGCCCGCCTACGACTTCTTCCGCGCCCATGTGCTGCGCACCTGCCGGCTCTCCCCCGGCCTGCTGCGGGTCGTGCTCGGCGGCCCCGGCCTCGACGCGGTCGCCACCGGCGGCAGGGACCAGCGGCTCAAGCTCTTCCTGCCGCAGGACGGGCAGTACGAGGCGGTCCTGCCCGACGTCCTCGACAACGACTGGTATCCGCGCTGGCGCGCGCTCGACCCCGCCGTACGCGGCATCATGCGGACGTACACGGTCCGCGACGTGCGGCGCTTCCCGGCCGAGGTCGACATCGACTTCGCCCTGCACGGCGATCTCGGGCCCGCCTCCCGGTGGGCGGGCCGCGCCGCGCCCGGCGACCGGCTCACCGTCCTCGCGCCCGTCGTGCCCGACAACGGCGGCGTCGACTTCCAGCCGCCGGCCGGCACGGACTGGGTCCTGCTGTGCGCCGACGAGACGGCGGTGCCGGCCGTCGCCGGGATCCTGGAGTGGCTGCCGGCCGGCACGGTGGTCAAGGCGTGGATCTCCGTCGGCGATCCGGCGGACCGCATCGAGCTGCCCACGAAATGCGAGGCCGAGGTCAACTGGCTGACCCGGCCCTCGTCCCTTCCCGCGGCTGTCGCCGCGGCCGCCCTTCCGACGGGTACGCCCTACGCCTGGGTCGCGGGCGAGGCCGCCACCGTCCGCGACCTGCGCCGGCACCTCGTCGGCGCCCGCGCCTTCCCCCGGTCCGCCGTGGCCTTCGCCGGCTACTGGCGCCGGGGCGCCCCGGAGGACGCCCTCCTTCCGGCGACCTGA
- a CDS encoding TlyA family RNA methyltransferase, translating into MARRRLDAELVRRKLARSREHASQLISAGRVTVGGATATKPATQVETSAAVVVAEGGDTPDYVSRGGHKLAGALAAFQPRGLVVDGRRALDAGASTGGFTDVLLRAGAAQVVAVDVGYGQLAWSLQSDPRVVVKDRTNVRELTLDHIDGEPVGLVVGDLSFIPLGLVLPALVRCAAPDADLVLMVKPQFEVGRERLGSGGVVRSAQLRAECVTKVAGQAAELGLGVLGVTASPLPGPSGNVEYFLWLRAGAPALDPADVDRAVAEGPNR; encoded by the coding sequence GTGGCACGACGCCGACTCGACGCCGAGCTGGTGCGCCGGAAGCTCGCGCGCTCCCGTGAGCACGCGAGCCAGTTGATCTCCGCGGGGCGGGTCACCGTGGGCGGCGCGACCGCCACCAAGCCCGCGACGCAGGTGGAGACCTCGGCCGCCGTGGTGGTGGCCGAGGGCGGGGACACCCCCGACTACGTCTCGCGCGGCGGCCACAAGCTGGCCGGCGCGCTGGCCGCCTTCCAGCCCCGCGGGCTGGTCGTGGACGGCCGCAGGGCGCTGGACGCGGGCGCCTCCACCGGCGGCTTCACCGATGTGCTGCTGCGGGCGGGCGCCGCCCAGGTGGTCGCCGTCGACGTCGGCTACGGCCAGCTCGCCTGGTCGCTGCAGAGCGACCCGCGGGTCGTGGTCAAGGACCGGACGAACGTACGGGAGCTGACGCTCGACCACATCGACGGCGAGCCCGTCGGCCTGGTCGTCGGCGACCTGTCGTTCATCCCGCTCGGCCTGGTGCTGCCCGCCCTGGTGCGCTGCGCCGCGCCGGACGCGGACCTGGTCCTGATGGTCAAACCGCAGTTCGAGGTGGGCAGGGAGCGGCTCGGCAGCGGAGGGGTGGTCCGCAGCGCGCAACTGCGGGCCGAATGCGTGACGAAGGTCGCCGGACAGGCGGCGGAGCTGGGCCTGGGGGTGCTCGGGGTGACCGCGAGCCCGCTGCCCGGCCCTTCGGGGAACGTGGAATATTTTCTGTGGCTGCGCGCCGGTGCGCCCGCACTGGACCCGGCCGATGTCGACCGTGCTGTGGCGGAGGGGCCGAACCGGTGA
- a CDS encoding HAD-IIA family hydrolase, translating into MTHRTSPSGSEKPLDTAYDTALLDLDGVVYAGGDAIAHAVDSLAEARSAGMRLAYVTNNAARTPQAVAEHLSRLGVPADADEVITSAQAVARLIADHVPVGSKVLAVGGEGLFAALRERGLQPVESADDAPAAAVQGYGPDLRWSQLAEMAHAVNAGVPWFASNTDLTIPTARGVAPGNGAAVEVVRIATGGTPRVAGKPLPPMHRETVIRTGAERPLVIGDRLDTDIEGANASGVDSLLVLTGVTTPAALVAATPEHRPTYVAADLRGLLISHPPVSWDGSQARCGGWTVTASLDLTGSGDPIDGLRALCSAAWSASSSDLDPGKSLARLRAVQ; encoded by the coding sequence ATGACCCACCGGACCAGTCCGAGCGGCAGCGAGAAGCCGCTGGACACCGCGTACGACACGGCGCTGCTGGACCTCGACGGTGTCGTGTACGCGGGCGGCGACGCCATCGCGCACGCGGTCGACTCGCTGGCCGAGGCGCGCTCCGCGGGGATGCGGCTCGCCTACGTCACCAACAACGCCGCCCGCACGCCGCAGGCCGTCGCGGAACACCTCAGCCGGCTCGGCGTGCCGGCCGACGCCGACGAGGTCATCACCTCGGCGCAGGCCGTCGCCCGGCTCATCGCCGACCACGTGCCCGTCGGGTCCAAGGTCCTCGCGGTCGGCGGCGAAGGCCTCTTCGCGGCGCTGCGCGAACGCGGCCTGCAGCCCGTCGAGTCCGCCGACGACGCGCCCGCGGCGGCCGTACAGGGCTACGGGCCCGACCTGCGCTGGTCGCAGCTCGCCGAGATGGCCCACGCGGTCAACGCCGGGGTGCCGTGGTTCGCCTCCAACACCGACCTGACCATCCCGACGGCCCGCGGTGTCGCGCCCGGGAACGGCGCGGCCGTCGAGGTGGTGCGGATCGCGACCGGCGGCACGCCGCGGGTGGCGGGCAAGCCGCTGCCGCCGATGCACCGCGAGACGGTGATCAGGACCGGGGCCGAGCGCCCGCTCGTCATCGGGGACCGGCTCGACACGGACATCGAGGGGGCCAACGCCTCCGGCGTGGACTCGCTGCTGGTCCTCACCGGGGTCACCACTCCGGCCGCCCTCGTCGCGGCCACGCCGGAGCATCGGCCGACGTATGTCGCCGCCGACCTCCGCGGGCTGCTCATCTCCCACCCGCCCGTCTCCTGGGACGGCTCCCAGGCGCGCTGCGGCGGCTGGACCGTCACCGCGTCCCTCGACCTCACCGGTTCCGGCGACCCGATCGACGGCCTCCGCGCCCTCTGCAGTGCCGCCTGGTCCGCCTCGTCCTCCGACCTCGACCCCGGCAAGTCCCTGGCCCGCCTGAGGGCTGTCCAGTAA
- a CDS encoding glycosyltransferase family 4 protein: MSSTSDPFAGQLHAVHVLGTTAGAHVSSLVGGLVARGVEVTVCGPVAAEADYAFGTTGARYVTVDLGRRRATAADAPVVGALRAAFTGASVVHAHGLWAGFLAAVALGGRRRVPLVVTWHGGAPVAGGRGLLLRWLERRAVRGATVVLGVSSELVDRARGLGGKDVRLAPAAVPRPPGRPPRPPEEGERYRQKTRADHGAVDRPLLLAVGRLEPRQGYDLLLDAAELWADLDPAPLVAVAGEGGRRAALERRIEAGRLPVLLLGSRDDVPELLAAADLVVLPSRWEARALIAQEALHAGVPLVATDVGGMRELVGDAAVLIPYGDPAALATAVTTLLADPDRRAALSIAGRAQAATWPTEDDTVAQVLSVYDELTQPDLA; the protein is encoded by the coding sequence GTGAGCAGCACCTCCGACCCCTTCGCAGGGCAGCTGCACGCCGTGCACGTGCTGGGCACGACGGCGGGAGCGCATGTCAGCTCCCTGGTCGGCGGCCTCGTGGCGCGGGGCGTCGAGGTGACCGTCTGCGGCCCGGTCGCCGCCGAGGCGGACTACGCCTTCGGCACGACCGGCGCCCGCTACGTGACGGTCGACCTGGGCCGCCGCCGCGCCACGGCGGCCGACGCCCCGGTGGTCGGCGCGCTGCGTGCCGCCTTCACCGGCGCGAGCGTCGTGCACGCGCACGGCCTGTGGGCCGGCTTCCTGGCCGCCGTCGCGCTCGGCGGCCGCCGCCGCGTCCCGCTGGTCGTCACCTGGCACGGCGGTGCCCCCGTGGCGGGCGGCCGCGGCCTGCTGCTGCGCTGGCTGGAGCGGCGTGCGGTTCGCGGCGCCACCGTCGTGCTCGGGGTGTCGTCGGAGCTGGTCGACCGGGCGAGGGGCCTGGGCGGCAAGGACGTACGCCTCGCGCCTGCCGCCGTGCCGCGCCCGCCGGGCCGGCCGCCCAGGCCGCCCGAGGAGGGCGAGCGGTACCGGCAGAAGACCCGGGCCGATCACGGCGCCGTCGACCGCCCGCTGCTGCTCGCCGTCGGCAGGCTGGAACCGCGGCAGGGCTACGACCTGCTGCTCGACGCCGCCGAACTGTGGGCGGACCTGGACCCCGCACCCCTGGTGGCCGTCGCGGGCGAGGGCGGCCGGCGGGCCGCGCTGGAACGCCGTATCGAGGCCGGTCGGCTCCCCGTCCTGCTGCTCGGCAGCCGCGACGACGTACCCGAGCTGCTGGCCGCGGCCGACCTCGTGGTGCTGCCCAGCCGCTGGGAGGCCCGCGCGCTGATCGCCCAGGAGGCGCTGCACGCCGGTGTGCCGCTCGTCGCGACCGACGTCGGCGGCATGCGCGAACTCGTCGGCGACGCGGCGGTCCTGATCCCCTACGGCGACCCGGCCGCCCTGGCGACCGCGGTCACCACCCTCCTCGCCGACCCCGACCGCCGCGCCGCCCTGTCCATCGCCGGCCGCGCCCAGGCCGCCACCTGGCCCACCGAGGACGACACGGTGGCCCAGGTCCTCAGCGTCTACGACGAACTCACCCAGCCTGACCTTGCGTAA
- a CDS encoding DUF1015 domain-containing protein codes for MSIPGPHPGPDGEHGLRLTPFRGLRYVAARVGSLAAVTSPPYDVVVRPDGQRHLETADPHNVVRLILPDAETPDARHGKAARTLAEWRDEGVLAADPDPAIYVYEQRDGDHLQRGVIGALRLTPPEDGVVLPHEDVMPGPVADRAALMRSTGANLEPLLLAYRDGDATAALVERTAETREPLLGTTTEDGVHHRLWSLTDPAEIAAIGADLAGRQALIADGHHRWATYRRLQAEHPPGTPWDHGLVLLVDTARHPLRVRAIHRVLQHLPLDRALDTARPYFRVSELPGHTLDKALAVLADAAEAGNAFVLAGDGGFHLLDRPDPGPLDRWVPADRPPQWRRLDATVLHTLLLDHVWQIPDSPDLPDEIRYIHTADAAVEQARRHAGTAVLMHPVHEHVVLELARQGVMMPRKSTSFGPKPAGGLVIRSLDLG; via the coding sequence ATGAGCATCCCCGGTCCACACCCCGGACCCGACGGCGAGCACGGCCTGCGGCTCACCCCATTCCGCGGCCTCCGTTACGTCGCCGCACGTGTCGGCAGCCTCGCCGCGGTCACCTCACCGCCGTACGACGTGGTCGTACGGCCCGACGGACAGCGCCATCTGGAGACGGCCGACCCCCACAACGTCGTCCGCCTCATCCTCCCCGACGCCGAGACGCCGGACGCCCGGCACGGCAAGGCCGCCCGCACCCTCGCCGAATGGCGGGACGAGGGCGTGCTCGCCGCCGACCCCGACCCGGCGATCTACGTCTACGAACAGCGCGACGGCGACCACCTGCAACGCGGCGTCATCGGCGCCCTGCGGCTCACCCCGCCCGAGGACGGTGTCGTCCTGCCGCACGAGGACGTGATGCCGGGCCCGGTCGCCGACCGCGCCGCCCTGATGCGCTCCACCGGCGCCAACCTCGAACCGCTGCTGCTCGCCTACCGCGACGGCGACGCGACCGCCGCCCTGGTCGAGCGCACCGCGGAAACCCGCGAGCCGCTGCTCGGCACGACGACCGAGGACGGCGTGCACCACCGCCTGTGGTCGCTGACCGACCCGGCGGAGATCGCCGCGATCGGCGCCGACCTGGCCGGCCGCCAGGCCCTCATCGCCGACGGCCACCACCGCTGGGCCACCTACCGCAGGCTCCAGGCCGAACACCCGCCGGGCACACCGTGGGACCACGGCCTCGTCCTGCTGGTCGACACGGCCCGCCACCCGCTGCGGGTCCGCGCCATCCACCGCGTCCTGCAACACCTGCCGCTGGACCGAGCCCTCGACACCGCCCGCCCGTACTTCCGGGTCAGCGAACTGCCCGGCCACACCCTCGACAAGGCCCTCGCCGTGCTGGCCGACGCGGCGGAGGCCGGCAACGCCTTCGTCCTCGCCGGCGACGGCGGCTTCCACCTCCTCGACCGCCCCGACCCCGGCCCGCTCGACCGCTGGGTCCCCGCCGACCGCCCGCCGCAGTGGCGCCGCCTGGACGCCACCGTCCTGCACACCCTGCTGCTCGACCACGTCTGGCAGATCCCGGACTCCCCCGACCTCCCCGACGAGATCCGCTACATCCACACCGCGGACGCCGCCGTCGAACAGGCTCGACGGCACGCGGGCACGGCGGTGCTGATGCACCCGGTGCACGAGCACGTCGTGCTCGAACTTGCCCGGCAGGGCGTGATGATGCCGCGCAAGTCGACGTCCTTCGGGCCGAAGCCGGCCGGCGGTCTGGTCATACGGAGCCTGGACCTGGGCTGA
- a CDS encoding NAD kinase, translating into MTIKSDVLDRTVFLLTHTGRAAAVRSAERVVQGLLRCGIGVRLLADEAVDIPLPPEVEQVAEAGPGAVEGCELIIVLGGDGTLLRGAEFARASGVPLLGVNLGRVGFLAEAERDDLDKVVDRVVTREYEVEERMTLDVLVRNDGRIVHTDWALNEASVEKASRERVLEVVTEVDGRPVSRFGGDGVVCATPTGSTAYAFSAGGPVVWPEVEALLMVPISAHALFAKPLVTSPRSVLAVEVQPETPNGVLWCDGRRTVELPAGARVEVRRGAVPVRLARLHHASFTDRLVAKFALPVAGWRGAPA; encoded by the coding sequence GTGACCATCAAGAGCGACGTGCTTGACCGTACCGTCTTCCTGCTGACCCACACCGGCAGGGCCGCCGCGGTCCGCAGTGCCGAGCGGGTCGTACAGGGCCTGCTGCGCTGCGGGATCGGAGTGCGGCTGCTCGCCGACGAGGCCGTCGACATCCCGCTGCCCCCGGAGGTGGAGCAGGTCGCGGAAGCCGGGCCCGGGGCCGTCGAGGGCTGCGAGCTGATCATCGTGCTCGGCGGCGACGGGACGCTGCTGCGCGGCGCCGAGTTCGCCCGCGCCTCCGGAGTGCCGCTGCTCGGCGTCAACCTCGGGCGGGTCGGCTTCCTCGCCGAAGCCGAGCGCGACGACCTCGACAAGGTCGTCGACCGGGTCGTCACCCGCGAATACGAGGTCGAGGAGCGGATGACGCTCGACGTGCTCGTACGCAACGACGGCCGGATCGTGCACACCGACTGGGCGCTCAACGAGGCCTCCGTCGAGAAGGCGTCCAGGGAGCGGGTGCTCGAAGTCGTCACCGAGGTCGACGGCCGCCCGGTCTCCCGCTTCGGCGGCGACGGCGTGGTCTGCGCGACCCCGACCGGCTCCACCGCCTACGCCTTCTCCGCCGGCGGACCCGTCGTCTGGCCCGAGGTCGAGGCGCTGCTGATGGTCCCGATCAGCGCGCACGCGCTGTTCGCCAAGCCGCTGGTGACCTCGCCCCGCTCGGTTCTGGCCGTCGAGGTGCAGCCCGAGACGCCCAACGGGGTGCTGTGGTGCGACGGCCGCCGCACCGTCGAACTGCCCGCGGGAGCCAGGGTCGAGGTGCGGCGCGGCGCCGTCCCCGTCCGGCTGGCCCGGCTGCACCACGCCTCCTTCACCGACCGCCTGGTGGCGAAGTTCGCCCTCCCGGTGGCCGGCTGGCGCGGCGCCCCCGCGTGA
- the recN gene encoding DNA repair protein RecN, whose protein sequence is MVVSVLEEMRIRSLGVIEDAVVELSPGFTAVTGETGAGKTMVVTSLGLLLGGRADPALVRIGAGSAVVEGRIAMAADTRAAIRAQEAGAELEDGVLLISRTVSAEGRSRAHLGGRTVPVGLLGELADDLVAVHGQTDQQGLLRPARQREALDRYAGHSVVAALEKYGAAYRRLREIATELTELTTRARERAQEADLLRFGVEEVSAAEPLPGEDTELAAEAERLGHAEALASAATIAHAALAGNPEDPEGVEAGTLVAGAQRALDSVAAHDPDLAALAGRLGEIGILLGDVAGELAGYADNLDADPLRLAAVEERRAVLAHLVRKYGTDIDAVLAWAGQGAARIAELEGDDDRVAELTAERDALRAELSALGQHLTDLRTEAAERFATAVTAELAELAMPHARVTVAIRQTEVPEADAGSGIEIGGRAVAYGPAGADEVELLLAPHPGSPARPIAKGASGGELSRVMLAVEVVFAGSDPVPTYLFDEVDAGVGGKAAVEVGRRLARLARTAQVVVVTHLPQVAAFADRQLLVEKTNDGSVTRSGVTVLEGEARIRELSRMLAGQEDSELARAHAEELLATARTSQ, encoded by the coding sequence ATGGTCGTATCCGTGTTGGAGGAAATGCGGATCAGGTCGCTGGGAGTCATCGAGGACGCCGTGGTGGAGCTGTCACCCGGCTTCACGGCGGTGACCGGTGAGACCGGCGCGGGCAAGACCATGGTCGTGACCAGCCTCGGCCTGCTGCTCGGCGGCCGGGCCGACCCCGCCCTGGTGCGGATCGGCGCCGGCTCGGCGGTCGTCGAGGGCCGGATAGCGATGGCCGCGGACACCCGCGCCGCGATCCGCGCCCAGGAGGCGGGCGCCGAGCTGGAGGACGGCGTGCTGCTCATCAGCCGTACGGTGTCCGCGGAAGGGCGCTCCCGGGCGCACCTGGGCGGGCGTACGGTCCCGGTCGGGCTGCTCGGCGAACTCGCCGACGACCTGGTCGCCGTGCACGGCCAGACCGACCAGCAGGGCCTGCTGCGGCCCGCCAGGCAGCGCGAGGCACTGGACCGCTACGCCGGGCACAGCGTCGTCGCCGCACTGGAGAAATACGGCGCCGCCTACCGCAGGCTGCGCGAGATCGCCACCGAGCTGACCGAACTCACCACCCGGGCCAGGGAGCGCGCCCAGGAGGCCGACCTGCTGCGCTTCGGCGTCGAGGAGGTCTCCGCGGCCGAACCGCTGCCGGGGGAGGACACCGAACTGGCCGCCGAGGCGGAGCGGCTCGGGCACGCGGAAGCGCTCGCCTCCGCCGCGACCATCGCACATGCCGCGCTGGCCGGAAATCCCGAGGACCCCGAGGGCGTCGAGGCCGGCACCCTGGTCGCCGGCGCCCAGCGCGCCCTCGACTCGGTCGCCGCGCACGACCCCGACCTGGCCGCGCTCGCCGGCCGGCTCGGCGAGATCGGCATCCTGCTCGGCGACGTGGCCGGCGAACTCGCCGGCTATGCCGACAACCTGGACGCCGACCCGCTGCGGCTCGCCGCGGTCGAGGAGCGCAGGGCCGTACTCGCCCACCTCGTACGCAAGTACGGCACCGACATCGACGCGGTCCTCGCCTGGGCCGGGCAGGGCGCCGCCAGGATCGCCGAGCTGGAGGGCGACGACGACCGCGTCGCCGAACTCACCGCGGAGCGGGACGCGCTGCGGGCCGAACTCAGCGCCCTGGGCCAGCACCTCACCGACCTCCGCACCGAGGCCGCCGAGCGCTTCGCCACCGCCGTCACGGCCGAGCTGGCCGAACTGGCCATGCCGCACGCCCGGGTCACCGTCGCCATCCGGCAGACCGAGGTCCCCGAGGCGGACGCCGGGTCCGGCATCGAGATCGGCGGCCGGGCCGTCGCATACGGCCCGGCCGGCGCGGACGAGGTCGAGCTGCTGCTCGCCCCGCACCCGGGCAGCCCCGCCCGGCCCATCGCCAAGGGCGCCTCCGGCGGTGAGCTGTCCCGGGTGATGCTCGCCGTCGAGGTCGTCTTCGCCGGGTCCGACCCCGTCCCCACCTATCTCTTCGACGAGGTCGACGCGGGGGTCGGCGGCAAGGCCGCGGTCGAGGTCGGCCGCCGCCTCGCGCGCCTCGCACGCACCGCCCAGGTCGTGGTCGTCACCCACCTCCCCCAGGTCGCGGCCTTCGCCGACCGCCAACTCCTGGTCGAGAAGACGAACGACGGCTCCGTCACCCGCAGCGGCGTCACCGTCCTGGAGGGCGAGGCCCGCATCCGCGAGCTGTCCCGCATGCTCGCGGGCCAGGAAGATTCCGAGCTGGCGCGTGCCCACGCGGAAGAACTCCTGGCGACGGCCCGGACCAGCCAATAG
- a CDS encoding sterol-binding protein, whose translation MATIEECRTALDQLARNMAGAGSDTRAATALDRSLSCRITDLDVTFAGRLAGGTITDVVAVPGAPDDKAQIRLAMSGDDLVAMVGGELAFAKAWGSGRVRVHASLRDVLRLRSLL comes from the coding sequence ATGGCCACCATCGAGGAGTGCCGCACCGCACTCGACCAACTCGCGCGGAATATGGCGGGGGCGGGCAGCGACACGCGTGCCGCCACCGCCCTGGACCGCTCGTTGAGCTGCCGCATCACCGATCTGGACGTCACCTTCGCGGGGCGGCTGGCCGGCGGCACGATCACCGATGTGGTCGCCGTGCCCGGCGCCCCGGACGACAAGGCGCAGATCCGGCTGGCGATGTCGGGCGACGACCTGGTGGCGATGGTCGGTGGCGAGTTGGCCTTCGCCAAGGCGTGGGGCAGCGGGCGTGTCAGGGTGCACGCGTCGCTGCGGGACGTGCTGCGGCTGCGCTCGCTGCTCTGA